The following nucleotide sequence is from Juglans microcarpa x Juglans regia isolate MS1-56 chromosome 6D, Jm3101_v1.0, whole genome shotgun sequence.
catagtaGACTTCTAACAAGCTAAATCCTAATCGATTTTGtcacaaacaaattaatacgACAAGTCATGAGAATTGAGTCATTAATAGAATAAAATCGAATAATAAACACCGAGGATACCTCTACAATGAGGTATCTATCTTGTAGCGAAAAAGTGGGCAATTATCAAATCAGTTCTGCTTTGTACAACTGCCCTTGCGGAATCTTGTGTAACCGGATGACGTGACTCTGACAGAATTTAACTCACCTAAATCACTgtcacacacactctctctctattctctaAAAAATCGAAGTGTTTCCAGATTCAAGCGGAAGAACAGAAACAAACCCACCATGTTATGTCTGAGACCAaacccttcattttttttcttcttctttctttatctGTCTTCCTCTTCATCTCTTTAGCCTTCGTAAGCTCTCGAGTCCACTTATATACCTCTCTCTAAAATTTCAGATCATCCGCCGCTGCTTAGCACAGGATGGAATCTCAAGTGAAGCATGCCGTGGTGGTGAAAGTAATGGGTCAGATCAGATCGAAAGGACAGGTGACTCAGGTGAGAGTCAAGTTTCTGGACAATCAGAACCGGTTCATCATGAGGAATGGCAAGAGACCTATGAGGGAAGGCGATATCCTTACCTTACTCAAGTATGAAAGAGAAGCAAGAAGATTGCGTTAATTGGCTACTAGTTGCTCCCCTCCTTCTcaagttctttcttttcttttttttttgtttttttttgtttttttttttttttttttttgagataagatgaaaccatCTTGCAATCCAAACTCGAAGTTCATATCCATCAACTATCCGTTAGCAATTAAATCAACAATAGTACATCTATAAGCGATATATACAAGTAAAAGAGAAGTTCGTATAATAACTTGGTATGAAGTTTCACAAGTGTTTCAATACTACAATTGCATCAGGCTTGAGAGTTGATAGATCCATTTTTTCCTAGTTCCCATTGTCTTGCACGTTCCATCTTCCGTTTATGCCATTCCTCCAAAGCTTTCAAGCTGCCAGCATCATTTAGGGAACGAAAATCCTTTAACCTTAGAAAGATCAACTGCAGCAGTTTGCTTTGTATCTTTTTGCTAGACCGTCTCTGGCTTTGCATATGCTTCTTGCTCAATTTCCATCACTCTTTTGATCAGTTCCAATGGTTGCATAGCAAGGCGGATCTCTTCAGATTCTTTGATATACTGGATTTGCGCAGAAGTGAATTGAGATGTAGAGATTCTGTAGCGGGAAGGGGCCGAAGAGAAGAAGTTCTGAAGCAAGAGAATAGCAGCAACGACGTTCAAGAAGCAGACCACAATGGTTGCGTTCCTGAAGGAGAACACTCTCCATGACTTCAGTACCTCCATgtttctcctcttcttcctttttcttctcgaGCTAAAATAGCGATAGAATTCCAACAAGAGTTGCCTCTCTCAGCAAATTGCCTTGTTCGTGGGTCCCCAACAAAGACTCCAACTTTGGTTGCATCTTGCCTCTTGGGGTCCTCCGTCTCTAGTGGGCGGTACCCCTACGTTTAAGCCATCCCAGTAGCAACAATTTGTGGTACTCCTCAAGTTCTTGCTGGTTTCTCATTGTGGTTAGCCAATGGCAATTTAAGTACTGCTAGTTTAATGAAGTTTGATTTTGCAATTACCGAATCTATTATTCTTTGAGGTGTACACAATACCATTCCATTTCAGAAAGTTTTTTATTGAAGAGGGTCAGAAATGTTTTGATTGAAGAGGGATTGTACTTGGGAGTGataagtttcaaaaatttttacAATGTGCAGAGGAGAGAAATGTaaagggaggaagaagaagaatgtcagaaaaaaattgaaaaagaattgaaaaaaaaaaaaaaaagagagaaggaatgaaattataagggcaaaatgttaaaaattatcaTCAAAAGAGCGCCGGTTGCACGGATTTTCCAAGCTCGGTTGAAAGTAGAGTTTCTCTTGTCCAATATCAATGTATTATCTTGGGCAATAATCAATCTAATATTCATCTTATATAAAATTAGGGAAGCGTAAGTCTTAACCCGAAAGTACTTCTTTCCTCACCAACCCGCATGGATACCCGAACAGAACAAGCACAACCTCCAAGTAGAAGCTATTGGCGATGGAGCAAGAAGGACTTTTTCCCAGAAGCCTCATTCGATAGCTACACATCCTACAAGACCGCACTATCCCACACCTGCCACCGCCTCAAGGACCGC
It contains:
- the LOC121235827 gene encoding 40S ribosomal protein S28-2-like; its protein translation is MESQVKHAVVVKVMGQIRSKGQVTQVRVKFLDNQNRFIMRNGKRPMREGDILTLLKYEREARRLR